Below is a window of Planctomycetota bacterium DNA.
AATAGCCGAATCCGGATATCAGAACTCGTGGCGGACTCCGGAATACTGGATCGGTCCGGTGCTGTTCCTGTTTATCTTCGTGTTCTTTGGGCTTGGACTTGCTTGCAGAGCGCCCAAGTGGATGGCGCCGAAGGCGGCTCGCATCGCCTTCCGAGGCACCGATGGTTCAGCCGCGACAGCGCTTTGGAAGGACACGCTTCGGAGATCGATCGCGTGCATGCAGGGGCCGAGCGCCATTGCTGCCGCGATTTTGACCGGGTTCGCAGTCATTGTCGCGTGCGATCTCCGAGAATTTTGGCTCAAGCTGGCTGGAACGACCTACACAATGGTGCCCCTCGCCCTTCCAGAGGATGTCGAATCGTTGCTCATCGCGTCGATCATCGTCCCATATGTCATTGTCGTGATCGTGGCGCGCTGGCGGATAAAGCGGAATCCGGAAATGACCCGATTGTGGTGCGCTCGCTGCGGATATTCGCTGCGGGCGCTTTCTTCGGATCCGTCCGGCGCGGTCTGCTGCCCGGAGTGCGGTTGCGCCGTCCCGCAGTCGCCCGATGCGCAGTGCACGGCCCGTCGTCTCGCGCCGGCGATCGCCGTGTCGGTCACGCTGGCGCTGCTGCTTGCCGCGCATCACTGGGCCTACAAGCTCGAGGATCTCTGGAACGCAGGGAAGTCCTCGCGTGTCATCCACAGCAACGGGATTTATGTCACGGTCAGTGGCGTCGTCCGCATGCAGTGTGCGTATGGAACCATCTGGTTCCGGGTGGATCCGGTCGATCCCTACGACGGCGGCTCACTCACCTTCGATGATGTGGCCTTGCGTGTGGTCGCGGAGCTGCGCGACACGGCGAGTCCGCCCAGCGATCCCAAGACCATTCGAAAAATCTTCACGATCAAGGTGAACGATCCGAATTGGGTCAAGGGCGTCTCAAGATTCACCTGGACGACCATCGCCGACTTGGGCAAGGGGAACCACATGTACCTGACCGCGGACTGGAACGACACGAATTTGGTGCTGATCTCCCTCTTTCCGCCCTGCGCAACATCCATCAAAGCCATCGATCCCTCGACGGCGCCGCCGTTCGATTGATGTGGGTGGCGAGCCGAACAGGTGCTCGTGACGTAAACGCTGGGCTCGAATCAGCAGCCCGAAAATCGCAACAGCTTACTTCGACTTGCGAGCCGTCACATCAAGGCTCGTGATGTAGTCGCTGGGCTTCGATCCCGCGGGGAGGTTGGCAACGATCTGCCGGTAGAGCGGGTCTTCCCAATTCATCATCGCGTCGATGTATTCCGGTTTTGGAGTCAACTTCAATTCGGTCAAGCCCGCAGCGAGCGCCATCGTTCGCGTCTCCTCCACCATCACGGCACCGGCCACGCATCCGACGAGGGCTTCGACATCCTGCTTGACGGAATCAGGAAGCGGGCGAACCAGCGCAAGATCGGAGACGGCCACCCGGCCGCCCGGCTTCAGCACGCGGGCAATCTCCTTCCACACGCGCGCCTTGTCCGGGGAGAGGTTAAGCACGCAGTTGGAGATCGCCACATCCACGCTCGAATCGGCCACGGGAAGTGCTTCGATCTCGCCCAGACGGAACTCGACATTGTCCAGGTTGGTTTGCTTCTGATACGCGGCGATATTGCGACGAGCCTTCGTCACCATGTCCGGCGTCATGTCCACGCCGATCACGCGACCGGCCGCGCCGACTTTTGGCCCCGCCACGAAGCAGTCAAATCCGCCGCCCGCGCCGAGATCGAGCACCACTTCGCCGGATTTCAGCGAGGCGATTGCGGTCGGGTTGCCGCAGGAGAGGCCCATGTTCGCGCCCTCCGGCGACGCGGCCAATTCGTCGCCGGTGTAGCCGATGGCAGCAGCCAGTTGCTCGGGCGTGAAGGCGGTCGCTCCGCAGCATCCGCCGCCGCTGCCGCTTGGGCCGCAGCAACCGCCCTTGGCGATCTTGGAATATCCCTCGCGGACATTTTCCCGCACGGTGTCCGCGTTCGGAGTTGCCGCGGCAACAGGGGGCGTGCAGCACGAGTCAGAGCAGCAGGTGCGGTCGGATTTGGTGTTCATGATCAAATCTCCTTTATAAGTTTGTGGCAGGCTGGCGCGGCTAGCAGCACTTGCAAGCACCCTTTGTCCCGGGGCAGCACTCGTCCAGCGCGTTTGCGAGAGCTCGAAGGGAGCGGCAGAGTTCGGCGTAGCGGACGCGGTAAAACACCTCGCGCCCATTCTTCATGGCTTCCAGAACGCCGGCGCGGGCAAGCAGCTTGAGATGTCGTGAAACCACGGATTGATCGACCGTGCAACATTCAGCCACTTCATTGACTGAACAGCTGCGCCCGCACTTGGCGATGCACCTGACGAGCGAGTTCCGCGTGGGGTCGCAAAGAGCCTTAAAAAGCATTGGATTGAGGTGGTCGTCGATAGGCCGACAGCAATCAAGGGCATGTCGAGGGCTCGCCGGGCGACGTTTGCATATATGCGTCATCATGCAAGTGTAGGCAGAGGTCTATGCAGAGTCAATGCATGGGTTCCCGTGATCCAGCAATGGCCGAATTTGAGATGAATTGGTGGGTTGGGCGGCGGGCCGAATCAGCGGGCCATTGCATCGGCCCGGTGCTCGCGCAGCACCGTGACCTTGATCTCGCCGGGGAAAGTCATCTCCGCCTCGACCTGCTTGGCGATCTCCTGCGCGATGATGAAGCACCGCGCATCGTCGGCCTGCTTGGCGTTGACGATCACGCGCACCTCACGGCCCGCCTGGATCGCATACGCCTCGGAGACGCCGTGCTGCTTGCGGGCGATCTCCTCAAGCTGCTCAAGCCGCTTGATGTAGTGCTCCATGCTCTCTCGCCGCGCACCTGGCCTCGCGCCGCTGAGCGCATCGGCCGTCGTGACGATCGGCGTGTAGGGCGTCGTGGTCGGAATGTCGTTGTGGTGACCGCCGATGGCGTTGAGCACAGCTTCGCTCTTCTCGCCGTGGCGCTTAGCAAAGTCCAAGCCGATGGCGGGGTGCCCGCCCTCGATCTCATGGTCCATGGCCTTGCCGATGTCGTGCAGGAAGCCGGCCCGACGCGCGATGGTGCCATCAAGCCCAAGCTGGTCCGCGATGAGCTGGCTCAGGAACGCAACTTCAATGGAGTGCCGCAGCACGTTCTGCCCATAGCTGGTGCGGAAATGCAGCCGCCCCATCATCTCGATGATCTTGCCGTGCAGGCCCGGCACGCCCGCCTCGATCGCCGCGTCGTTGCCCGCCTTGAGCATGCGCTCGTGAATGTCCTTGCGCGACTGCTCGACCACTTCCTCGATGCGGGCCGGATGCACGCGCCCGTCGGCGACCAGCCGCTGCAGCGCCTCCACGGCCACGGCCTGGCGCACGCGGTCGAAGCAGCTGATGGCGATCACGCCCGGCGTGTCGTCGATG
It encodes the following:
- the rny gene encoding ribonuclease Y, translating into MLAQTSTLSAPELISIAVVVISGAAVVALWILAARKLKRMRREGDELIEKARIEGTAKASALELAAERRVAERRQAADKQITQLLAEAKEAQERVGRREASVDKRSEQLENREAALEVRGKTLQASEAKQKELLEETQQIFERTRQRLSEISGLTQEQAREQFLSEVRDLSQRDAAILQQKMIEEAELKARERSREILLMSMQRYAGESATDATVRSVKIPSDDLKGRIIGREGRNIRTFERVTGVDVLIDDTPGVIAISCFDRVRQAVAVEALQRLVADGRVHPARIEEVVEQSRKDIHERMLKAGNDAAIEAGVPGLHGKIIEMMGRLHFRTSYGQNVLRHSIEVAFLSQLIADQLGLDGTIARRAGFLHDIGKAMDHEIEGGHPAIGLDFAKRHGEKSEAVLNAIGGHHNDIPTTTPYTPIVTTADALSGARPGARRESMEHYIKRLEQLEEIARKQHGVSEAYAIQAGREVRVIVNAKQADDARCFIIAQEIAKQVEAEMTFPGEIKVTVLREHRADAMAR
- the arsM gene encoding arsenite methyltransferase: MNTKSDRTCCSDSCCTPPVAAATPNADTVRENVREGYSKIAKGGCCGPSGSGGGCCGATAFTPEQLAAAIGYTGDELAASPEGANMGLSCGNPTAIASLKSGEVVLDLGAGGGFDCFVAGPKVGAAGRVIGVDMTPDMVTKARRNIAAYQKQTNLDNVEFRLGEIEALPVADSSVDVAISNCVLNLSPDKARVWKEIARVLKPGGRVAVSDLALVRPLPDSVKQDVEALVGCVAGAVMVEETRTMALAAGLTELKLTPKPEYIDAMMNWEDPLYRQIVANLPAGSKPSDYITSLDVTARKSK
- a CDS encoding metalloregulator ArsR/SmtB family transcription factor; this encodes MLFKALCDPTRNSLVRCIAKCGRSCSVNEVAECCTVDQSVVSRHLKLLARAGVLEAMKNGREVFYRVRYAELCRSLRALANALDECCPGTKGACKCC